A genomic segment from Maniola jurtina chromosome 16, ilManJurt1.1, whole genome shotgun sequence encodes:
- the LOC123873036 gene encoding cuticle protein 63-like: MSDYIFTSVATVNMRSLVLFALLSVAAAKPKPGGLLGGYDGWDGGLSYGHGALTIAQPALTVAHAPVIQAAPVVHAAPVAIAAKAATSYSSFQRVIHPAVAHQVVAQPVVHAAPAVVAQPVVHAAPLAISHAPIASYGSIGSIGHGWGHGW, translated from the exons ATGTCAGACTACATTTTTACCTCGGTAGCAACGGTCAACATGCGTTCCCTA GTATTATTCGCCCTCCTCTCAGTGGCTGCGGCCAAGCCTAAGCCTGGAGGTCTTCTCGGAGGTTATGATGGATGGGATGGAGGG CTAAGTTATGGACACGGGGCACTCACAATCGCACAGCCCGCCCTCACTGTAGCGCATGCCCCTGTGATCCAAGCCGCCCCAGTGGTCCACGCCGCCCCAGTGGCCATCGCGGCCAAAGCGGCCACTAGCTACTCATCCTTCCAGAGA GTGATCCATCCAGCAGTAGCGCATCAAGTAGTGGCCCAACCCGTGGTCCACGCTGCCCCAGCTGTGGTCGCCCAACCAGTGGTCCATGCCGCCCCACTGGCCATCTCGCATGCCCCCATCGCCTCCTACGGCTCCATCGGCTCCATCGGTCATGGCTGGGGCCACGGCTGGTAG